The proteins below come from a single uncultured Carboxylicivirga sp. genomic window:
- the rpsK gene encoding 30S ribosomal protein S11 yields the protein MAKKSGSQKKRVVKVEAQGQAHIHSSFNNIIISLTNTNGQVISWSSAGKMGFKGSKKNTPYAAQMAATDCSKVAFDLGLRKVKVYVKGPGNGRESAMRSIHAAGIEVTEIVDVTPLPHNGCRPPKRRRV from the coding sequence ATGGCAAAGAAGTCAGGATCTCAGAAAAAGAGAGTCGTTAAAGTGGAAGCGCAGGGACAGGCTCATATCCATTCATCTTTCAACAACATTATTATTTCGCTGACTAATACTAACGGTCAGGTGATCTCTTGGTCAAGTGCAGGTAAAATGGGATTTAAAGGTTCTAAAAAGAACACTCCTTATGCCGCACAAATGGCAGCTACTGATTGTTCAAAAGTAGCTTTCGACTTAGGATTAAGAAAGGTAAAAGTGTATGTGAAAGGTCCAGGTAATGGTCGTGAATCTGCAATGCGTTCAATTCATGCAGCTGGTATCGAAGTAACAGAAATTGTTGATGTTACTCCATTGCCACATAATGGTTGTCGTCCACCGAAACGTAGAAGAGTTTAA
- the rpsM gene encoding 30S ribosomal protein S13, with translation MARIAGVDIPSNKRGEIALTYIYGIGRSRATEILKTVGVDADLKVSEWTDEQVKAIRESIANSYKIEGELRSEIQLNIKRLMDIGCYRGIRHRIGLPLRGQHTKNNARTRKGKKKTVANKKKATK, from the coding sequence ATGGCAAGGATTGCTGGAGTTGATATACCCTCAAATAAAAGAGGAGAAATAGCTTTGACTTACATCTACGGTATTGGCCGTAGCAGAGCTACTGAAATTCTTAAGACCGTTGGTGTTGACGCTGATTTAAAAGTATCAGAGTGGACTGACGAGCAAGTAAAGGCTATTCGTGAATCTATCGCTAATAGCTACAAAATCGAAGGTGAACTTCGTTCTGAGATACAATTAAACATCAAACGTTTGATGGATATTGGTTGTTATCGTGGTATTCGTCATCGTATTGGTTTACCATTACGTGGACAACATACTAAGAACAATGCTCGTACCCGTAAAGGTAAGAAGAAGACTGTTGCAAATAAAAAGAAAGCCACTAAATAA
- a CDS encoding DNA-directed RNA polymerase subunit alpha, protein MAILAFQKPDKVIMLEADDKFGKFEFRPLEPGYGITVGNALRRILLNSLEGYAITTVKIEGVDHEFSSIPGVINDVTSIVLNLKQVRFKSLVEETDQEIVNVSISGKEEFTAGDLNQFMTNFEVLNPELVIAKMNPEVNLQMTITINKGRGYVVSDENKPVEAEFGVIAIDSIYTPIRNVKYSIENYRVEQKTDYEKLVIEIESDGSIHPKDALKEAAKILIYHFMLFSDEKITLDSDEKFGNEEFDEEVLHMRQLLKTKLVDMDLSVRALNCLKAADVETLGELVTFNRNDLLKFRNFGKKSLTELDDLLLNMGLTFGMDTAKYKLDKE, encoded by the coding sequence ATGGCAATATTAGCATTCCAAAAACCTGATAAAGTAATCATGCTGGAAGCCGACGATAAATTCGGCAAATTTGAATTTCGTCCGCTCGAACCGGGATATGGTATTACAGTTGGAAACGCCTTAAGAAGAATTTTGTTGAACTCTTTAGAGGGATACGCAATTACTACTGTCAAGATCGAAGGAGTTGATCATGAATTCTCTAGTATACCTGGAGTAATTAATGATGTTACTTCAATCGTTCTTAACCTTAAACAGGTACGCTTCAAGAGCCTGGTTGAAGAAACAGATCAGGAAATTGTGAACGTTTCTATTTCAGGTAAAGAAGAATTTACTGCGGGTGATTTAAATCAGTTTATGACAAACTTTGAGGTTTTAAATCCAGAGTTAGTTATTGCTAAAATGAATCCAGAAGTAAATCTGCAAATGACTATAACTATCAATAAAGGTCGTGGTTATGTTGTTTCAGACGAAAATAAACCTGTTGAGGCAGAATTTGGTGTAATTGCTATTGATTCAATTTATACCCCTATTCGTAATGTTAAATATTCGATTGAAAATTATCGTGTAGAACAAAAAACAGACTACGAAAAGTTGGTTATTGAAATTGAATCTGATGGTTCAATCCATCCAAAAGATGCCTTGAAGGAAGCAGCTAAAATTCTTATTTATCACTTCATGCTATTTTCAGATGAGAAGATTACTCTCGATTCTGATGAAAAATTTGGTAATGAAGAATTCGATGAAGAAGTATTACACATGCGTCAACTTCTGAAAACTAAGTTAGTGGATATGGATCTTTCAGTACGTGCTTTAAATTGTTTAAAGGCTGCTGATGTTGAAACATTAGGTGAGTTAGTTACTTTCAACCGTAATGATTTACTTAAATTCCGTAACTTTGGTAAGAAGTCTCTAACAGAGCTAGATGATCTGTTACTTAATATGGGACTGACTTTCGGAATGGATACCGCAAAGTATAAATTAGACAAGGAATAA
- a CDS encoding citrate (Si)-synthase translates to MDYIKEKLIDIGKPKAEIVRNLIKKYGDQSIQEVTLGQVLTGMKGMVSLLTCTSKLDPDEGIRFRGYTIPQLQQLLPKIQDEGEPLPEGLFYLMLTGELPTKADVNFISNQWSQRALNIPPHVFDVINALPKDAHPMIQFNTAILAMSTESQFRKAFLAGMDKKDYWDPTYEGVMDLIARLPVIAAYIYRRVFHNEQYIEMDPSLDWAGNLAHMMGFDAVEVKRLMRLYMLIHADHEGGNVSAHATHLVGSALANPYYSFSAGMNGLAGPLHGMANQNVMHWIHKMLRDLGDENPSEDQIREYAKETLSNGQVIPGYGHAVLRKTDPRFSVQLEFAKKYIPDAPLIQLVEKIYNVVPEVLSATGKVKNPWPNVDAISGSLLSSYGITEYPIYTVLFGVSRALGVLAQQVWDRLYGLPIERPKSQNLAWYMEKVNYQE, encoded by the coding sequence ATGGATTATATAAAAGAAAAACTAATTGACATAGGAAAGCCAAAAGCCGAAATAGTTAGAAACCTTATAAAAAAATATGGGGATCAGTCTATTCAGGAAGTTACATTAGGTCAGGTTCTAACAGGGATGAAAGGTATGGTCTCATTACTTACCTGTACTTCGAAGTTAGATCCTGATGAAGGAATTCGTTTTCGTGGATATACTATCCCTCAGTTGCAACAATTACTGCCAAAAATTCAGGATGAAGGAGAACCATTACCTGAAGGATTATTTTATTTAATGTTGACGGGTGAGTTACCAACTAAAGCAGATGTAAATTTTATTAGTAATCAGTGGTCACAAAGAGCATTAAATATACCACCACATGTATTTGATGTTATTAATGCATTACCTAAAGATGCCCATCCTATGATACAGTTTAATACGGCCATATTGGCAATGTCTACTGAGTCGCAGTTTAGGAAGGCTTTTTTAGCTGGAATGGATAAAAAAGATTACTGGGATCCAACCTATGAAGGAGTAATGGATTTAATTGCTCGCCTACCTGTTATAGCTGCTTATATTTACAGAAGGGTGTTCCATAATGAGCAGTATATCGAAATGGATCCAAGTCTTGACTGGGCAGGTAACTTAGCTCATATGATGGGATTTGATGCTGTTGAAGTGAAACGATTAATGAGGCTGTATATGTTAATTCATGCAGATCATGAAGGTGGTAATGTATCAGCACATGCTACCCATCTTGTTGGTTCAGCATTAGCAAATCCATATTATAGCTTTTCGGCAGGAATGAATGGTTTAGCAGGTCCACTTCATGGAATGGCTAACCAAAATGTAATGCATTGGATACACAAGATGTTACGGGATCTTGGGGATGAAAATCCATCAGAAGATCAAATTAGAGAATATGCCAAAGAAACCTTAAGTAATGGGCAGGTAATACCGGGATATGGTCATGCTGTTTTAAGGAAGACAGATCCTCGTTTTTCAGTACAACTAGAGTTTGCTAAAAAGTATATTCCTGATGCTCCACTAATACAATTAGTAGAAAAAATTTATAATGTTGTACCCGAGGTTTTATCAGCTACTGGTAAAGTAAAAAATCCATGGCCAAATGTTGATGCCATTAGTGGATCGCTTTTATCATCATATGGTATTACCGAATATCCAATTTATACCGTATTATTTGGCGTATCAAGAGCATTGGGAGTTTTGGCTCAGCAGGTGTGGGATCGTTTGTATGGTTTGCCTATAGAAAGGCCTAAATCACAAAATTTGGCTTGGTATATGGAAAAAGTCAACTACCAAGAATAA
- a CDS encoding two-component regulator propeller domain-containing protein — protein MSERVKILRYYWVMLLFTFSINGIVKAESWTVKQYCMQEGLSNSDVTTIYQDTYGFVWVGTSDGLNRFDGYHFEVYRHNPIDSTSIVGNNIQCILETDNGDIWIGTKHSGIAIWSRKDGSFTNIDIASQLFQKINECGIYGMVAEDSLVWVKTRNYILRVNQSLDNFESFGHYTSVFKSGSGFSYPMVFNKNHLWLGSKDGIQQFNANTKTFDRVIYEEGKSENEITDLVQLNENSLLISTLSDIKLFDTNNNTIRNVYSNSLFNKGKEIRCLLKEGNDCWIGTSKGLMHAGISDLSFDDVSLNYDDKSEVKNISSIIIDKSGLMWIGTRTNGLFKVDRKPPKFISITEKTSPYPLDSYNFKSILVDDDDKIWVGTNDKGVYCIDQKRNDYKHYPLTPIYSSENDPAVLAILKANDGEIWFGTSKGLYTLKPNQSVIKEFDYAGSSEFKNLLTSNQTNDILQDRLGNIWIATQFGLFRYNGKKLSSYFADKDNEATLCSDEINALFEDKEGWIWIGTNDGVNILDIAEDKFSRIRNKVGEDLQISHNIVLSFTEDAENRIIIGTQSGLSYFDKKTRVSGFWADDNDLTTSKVYSLEVDGYNRIWMSSGNGISYLITDQTFFRFNEKDGVPNVTFNNGASYNHHNEELYFAGDKGLTIIKPDSIRQNLIRPEVVITKVQLRKKGTNVKSYKGDIKEISYKYSPNSLLHVEFSAMEFTNPLYNSYKVYLEGHDDGWRLVTHENTVDFPNLTPGRYTLKITGANSDYVWNNEPTELHIIINPPLWMSTYAYVFYFIFGFLVIQSFINYRVRKYRKAYKTLHESAEDKRKIEKQREDLSTIHQSLTDSISYAKRIQEAMIPSEDQVKTIFPESFVYFRPKDIVSGDFYWTYESGNKAYIAAVDCTGHGVPGAFMSIIGFDLIKNIVEIQEIDCPAKVLNKLNDEVVRTFSNNGKAGIGKRDVNDGMDMSLVVYDRSKQIIEFAGAMNPIYIIRDNEIIVYKGDRNPIGLKIENNNEPFDKKIIPIQENDIIYMFSDGYADQFGGPEGKKFKYRRFRHLLLNIHKLPIVDQKAILHQKMEEWMGSEHEQIDDMLLIGFKL, from the coding sequence ATGTCGGAAAGAGTAAAAATATTACGTTATTATTGGGTAATGCTATTGTTTACTTTCAGTATAAATGGAATAGTAAAAGCCGAAAGCTGGACTGTGAAACAATACTGTATGCAAGAAGGTCTATCTAATAGTGATGTTACTACAATTTATCAGGACACTTACGGATTTGTTTGGGTAGGAACATCAGACGGGCTTAATCGTTTTGATGGATATCATTTCGAAGTTTATAGGCATAATCCAATAGATAGTACATCTATTGTTGGTAATAATATACAGTGCATATTAGAAACCGACAATGGTGATATTTGGATTGGAACCAAACATAGTGGAATTGCTATTTGGAGTAGAAAAGATGGATCTTTCACAAATATTGATATTGCATCACAATTATTTCAAAAAATCAACGAATGTGGTATTTATGGAATGGTTGCCGAAGACAGTTTAGTATGGGTAAAAACTAGAAATTATATACTTAGAGTTAATCAATCACTCGATAATTTTGAGAGTTTTGGGCATTATACTTCCGTTTTTAAATCTGGATCAGGTTTTTCTTATCCAATGGTTTTTAACAAAAATCATTTATGGCTAGGATCAAAAGATGGAATCCAGCAATTTAATGCAAATACCAAAACCTTTGATCGTGTTATATACGAAGAAGGGAAATCTGAAAATGAGATTACGGATTTAGTTCAACTAAATGAGAATAGTTTACTTATTTCTACTCTATCAGATATTAAGTTATTCGATACCAATAATAATACAATTCGTAATGTATATTCCAATTCGTTATTCAATAAAGGGAAGGAAATAAGGTGCTTGTTAAAAGAAGGAAATGATTGTTGGATTGGAACATCGAAGGGACTGATGCATGCCGGTATATCTGATCTCTCTTTTGATGATGTTTCTTTAAACTATGATGATAAATCAGAAGTAAAAAACATTAGTTCTATAATTATTGATAAAAGTGGATTGATGTGGATTGGAACCCGTACCAATGGGTTGTTTAAGGTGGATCGAAAACCGCCTAAATTTATATCTATTACCGAAAAAACATCACCTTACCCTCTTGATAGTTATAATTTTAAATCAATTTTAGTTGATGATGATGATAAGATCTGGGTTGGAACAAACGATAAAGGGGTTTACTGCATAGATCAGAAACGAAATGATTATAAACATTATCCATTAACACCGATTTATAGTTCAGAAAATGATCCAGCAGTACTAGCAATATTAAAGGCTAATGATGGTGAAATTTGGTTTGGAACAAGCAAAGGACTTTATACATTAAAACCCAATCAGTCTGTGATTAAAGAATTCGATTATGCAGGTAGTAGTGAATTTAAGAATTTGCTCACTTCAAATCAAACAAACGATATTCTTCAGGATAGACTTGGCAATATTTGGATTGCAACCCAGTTTGGTTTATTTCGATATAATGGAAAGAAACTGAGTAGTTACTTTGCTGATAAGGATAATGAAGCCACTTTATGTAGCGATGAAATAAATGCTTTGTTTGAAGATAAAGAAGGGTGGATCTGGATTGGAACAAATGATGGAGTTAATATACTGGATATTGCCGAGGACAAATTTAGTCGCATCCGAAATAAAGTTGGAGAGGACTTGCAAATAAGTCATAATATTGTTTTGTCTTTTACCGAAGATGCTGAAAACCGAATAATTATAGGAACTCAATCTGGTTTATCTTATTTCGATAAAAAAACCAGAGTATCCGGTTTTTGGGCTGACGATAATGATTTAACTACAAGTAAGGTGTATTCGCTTGAGGTTGATGGTTACAATCGTATTTGGATGAGTTCGGGTAACGGAATTTCGTATTTAATAACTGATCAAACTTTTTTTAGATTTAATGAGAAGGATGGAGTTCCTAATGTTACATTTAATAATGGTGCATCTTATAATCATCACAATGAAGAACTTTACTTTGCCGGAGATAAGGGGTTAACGATAATAAAGCCTGATTCGATAAGGCAAAATTTAATTCGTCCAGAAGTTGTAATAACAAAAGTTCAATTGCGCAAAAAAGGAACTAATGTAAAAAGTTATAAAGGAGATATTAAGGAAATATCTTATAAATACAGTCCCAATTCATTACTGCATGTTGAATTTTCTGCTATGGAATTCACGAATCCTCTATATAACTCTTATAAAGTATATTTAGAAGGTCATGATGATGGATGGCGATTGGTTACACATGAAAATACAGTAGATTTTCCAAATCTAACACCTGGAAGATATACATTAAAGATTACAGGAGCTAATAGCGATTATGTGTGGAATAATGAACCAACAGAATTGCATATTATTATTAATCCGCCTCTTTGGATGTCGACTTACGCTTATGTATTCTATTTTATTTTTGGATTTCTGGTTATCCAGAGTTTTATTAATTATCGGGTGCGGAAATATCGTAAAGCCTATAAAACATTGCACGAAAGTGCTGAAGATAAGCGTAAGATAGAAAAGCAAAGAGAAGATTTATCTACGATACATCAGAGCCTAACTGATAGTATAAGCTATGCCAAGCGAATACAGGAAGCAATGATTCCGTCAGAAGATCAAGTGAAAACTATTTTCCCAGAATCGTTTGTTTATTTTAGACCTAAAGACATTGTAAGTGGTGATTTTTACTGGACTTATGAAAGTGGTAATAAAGCTTACATTGCAGCTGTAGATTGTACAGGACATGGAGTTCCAGGAGCATTTATGTCGATAATTGGTTTTGACCTGATTAAAAATATTGTTGAAATTCAAGAAATTGATTGTCCGGCAAAAGTGCTTAATAAGTTAAACGATGAAGTCGTTCGTACTTTTAGTAATAACGGGAAGGCAGGAATCGGTAAACGAGATGTTAATGATGGAATGGATATGTCTTTGGTTGTATATGATCGAAGTAAGCAAATTATTGAATTTGCAGGTGCTATGAATCCAATATACATAATACGTGATAACGAAATAATAGTATATAAAGGTGATAGAAATCCAATTGGTTTGAAAATAGAAAATAATAATGAACCTTTCGATAAAAAAATAATACCTATTCAAGAGAATGATATTATCTACATGTTTTCTGATGGATATGCGGATCAGTTTGGAGGCCCAGAAGGTAAGAAATTCAAATATCGCCGATTCAGACATCTTCTATTAAATATTCATAAGTTACCCATTGTAGATCAAAAAGCAATTCTACATCAAAAAATGGAAGAATGGATGGGAAGTGAGCATGAACAAATTGATGATATGTTACTTATTGGATTTAAATTATAA
- the rpsD gene encoding 30S ribosomal protein S4 produces MARYIGPKTKIARKFGEAIYGPDKNFERRNFPPGQHGANRRRKTSEYGLQLKEKQKAKYTYGVLEKQFRNLYKKASRSKGVTGEVLLGLLESRLDNVVFRMGIAPTRAAARQLVSHRHIVVDGGIVNIPSYQVKPDQIVGIREKSKSLEVITDSLANSGAHKFSWIEWDNTSLTGKFLTVPERSDIPENIKEQLIVELYSK; encoded by the coding sequence ATGGCTAGATATATTGGTCCAAAAACAAAAATCGCTCGTAAATTTGGTGAAGCGATTTATGGTCCGGATAAAAATTTCGAAAGAAGAAATTTTCCTCCAGGGCAACACGGCGCAAACCGTCGTAGAAAAACAAGCGAATACGGTTTGCAGTTAAAAGAAAAGCAAAAAGCGAAGTACACTTACGGTGTGTTAGAAAAACAATTCCGTAACCTATACAAAAAAGCATCTCGTAGTAAAGGTGTAACTGGTGAAGTGCTACTTGGTCTTCTAGAATCGCGTTTAGATAATGTTGTATTCCGTATGGGTATTGCCCCTACTCGTGCAGCAGCGCGTCAATTAGTATCTCATCGTCATATTGTTGTTGATGGTGGTATTGTAAATATTCCTTCATATCAGGTTAAACCTGATCAAATTGTTGGAATCCGCGAAAAGTCAAAATCTTTAGAAGTAATTACAGATTCATTGGCTAATTCTGGAGCGCATAAATTTTCTTGGATTGAATGGGATAACACATCTCTAACAGGTAAATTTTTAACAGTGCCTGAAAGAAGCGATATTCCTGAAAATATTAAAGAACAGTTGATAGTTGAATTGTATTCTAAATAA
- the eno gene encoding phosphopyruvate hydratase: MGQITNIHAREILDSRGNPTVEVEVTVENEVIGRAAVPSGASTGEHEALEMRDGDKGRYLGKGVLNAVKNVNDVIAPELEGMSVFEQVKIDNKMLEMDGTKTKSKLGANAILGVSLACARAAAEYLGMPLYRYIGGTNAVTLPVPMMNIINGGSHSDATIAFQEFMIRPVGATSFREGLRMGAEVFHALAKVLKGKGLSTAVGDEGGFAPMLGGTEEAIDSILTAITNAGYKPGRKEDGGDVSIAMDCASSEFYKDGVYDYSIFEPNGQKRNSQEQAAYLAELAAKYPIDSIEDGMDENDWDGWVALNAAIGDKCQLVGDDLFVTNVDYLKKGIELGAANSILIKVNQIGTLTETLNAIEMAHRAGFTSVTSHRSGETEDATIADIAVATNSGQIKTGSLSRSDRMAKYNQLLRIEEELGDTAIYGYAKVQKK, encoded by the coding sequence ATGGGACAAATTACTAACATTCACGCCCGCGAGATCCTAGACTCACGTGGTAATCCTACTGTTGAAGTAGAAGTAACTGTAGAAAACGAAGTTATTGGTCGTGCAGCTGTACCATCAGGTGCTTCAACCGGTGAGCACGAAGCATTAGAAATGCGTGACGGGGACAAAGGTCGTTACTTAGGAAAAGGTGTGTTGAATGCAGTAAAAAATGTTAACGATGTAATTGCTCCTGAGCTTGAAGGAATGAGCGTATTTGAGCAAGTTAAAATCGATAACAAAATGTTAGAAATGGATGGCACTAAAACCAAAAGTAAATTAGGTGCTAATGCTATCCTTGGTGTTTCTTTAGCTTGTGCTCGTGCAGCTGCTGAATATTTAGGAATGCCTTTGTATCGTTACATCGGTGGAACAAATGCAGTAACTCTTCCTGTTCCTATGATGAACATCATCAACGGTGGTTCTCACTCTGATGCTACTATTGCTTTCCAGGAATTTATGATTCGTCCTGTTGGAGCAACTTCTTTCCGTGAAGGTTTACGTATGGGTGCTGAAGTTTTCCATGCTTTAGCTAAAGTATTAAAAGGAAAAGGTCTTTCTACTGCTGTAGGTGATGAAGGTGGTTTTGCTCCTATGTTAGGCGGAACTGAAGAAGCTATCGATTCAATCTTAACAGCTATTACTAACGCTGGTTACAAACCAGGTCGTAAAGAAGATGGTGGTGATGTTTCTATCGCTATGGACTGTGCTTCTTCAGAGTTCTATAAAGATGGAGTTTATGACTATAGCATTTTTGAGCCAAACGGACAAAAGCGTAACTCTCAAGAACAAGCTGCATACCTTGCAGAACTTGCTGCTAAGTACCCAATTGATTCTATCGAAGATGGTATGGATGAAAATGACTGGGATGGATGGGTTGCATTAAATGCAGCTATTGGTGATAAGTGTCAATTAGTAGGTGACGATTTATTTGTAACTAATGTTGATTACTTGAAAAAAGGTATCGAGTTAGGAGCAGCTAATTCAATCCTAATTAAAGTAAACCAAATTGGTACTTTAACTGAGACTTTAAATGCTATTGAAATGGCTCACCGCGCTGGATTTACTTCAGTAACTTCTCACCGTTCAGGTGAAACTGAGGATGCTACTATTGCTGACATTGCTGTTGCTACTAATAGTGGGCAAATTAAAACTGGTTCATTAAGCCGTTCTGACCGTATGGCTAAGTACAACCAATTACTTCGTATTGAAGAAGAATTAGGTGATACTGCTATTTACGGATATGCAAAAGTTCAAAAGAAATAA
- the ykgO gene encoding type B 50S ribosomal protein L36, which translates to MKVRASIKKRSADCKIVKRKGRLYVINKKNPKFKQRQG; encoded by the coding sequence ATGAAGGTTAGAGCATCTATAAAAAAGAGAAGTGCCGATTGTAAAATCGTAAAACGAAAAGGGCGCTTATACGTGATTAATAAGAAGAATCCAAAGTTTAAACAACGTCAAGGATAA
- the infA gene encoding translation initiation factor IF-1 — protein MAKQASIEQDGTIIEALSNAMFRVELENGHIITAHISGKMRMHYIKILPGDKVKVEMSPYDLTKGRISYRYK, from the coding sequence ATGGCGAAGCAAGCGTCTATAGAACAAGACGGTACAATTATTGAAGCCTTATCCAATGCCATGTTTAGAGTGGAGTTGGAGAACGGACATATCATTACTGCACATATTTCAGGAAAGATGCGTATGCACTATATCAAAATCTTACCTGGAGATAAAGTGAAAGTAGAGATGTCTCCGTATGATTTGACAAAAGGAAGAATATCCTATAGATATAAATAG